TGATATGGTTCATTCACTGTTTCTGTACTGtcgttttctctctttttgcagCCAAGTTTCTTCAGCCGCAAGCCGACCCGACGAGATCGTTCTCAGGAGGACACCTACAACCTGTCCAGATGGACTCCTGTCATAAAAGATGTGATGGAGGTCAGTCCAGTCACCGGACCGCatcgtgttttgttttgttttgttttttcccttaaACATGTGACTAATGTGGGTCACTGCGTTGCCTCAGTGCCCCTCTCAGTGGTCTGTGTGAAAAATGAACACAACGAtgaaagcagcacaaaaacaGGTTATCAGATTCAGGTCATCTGATAAACAGTGTCACCTATATGTTAGTGTTGTTCGGTATTGTTCCATCTACCTGTAAGAAAAACGTCTGAACATCTAGAACAATCAGGATGCCATTTGTTTTTCCCTGAAGATGATCcttctgtttgggtttttttttttctttctccgaGTCTCTGCTGACACTTAAATGCTGTGATTGGTAAATATGCTCCCTATAAGAGTTTCTGGCTGTAAGTTGAGATGATTACCATGAGCTGCTGCTTTGTTCAACACTCTGCTGTCAAATGAGACATTTCTGAAAATGCGGTGTACTCTGTTACCCTTTCTCTCTTGTCTCGTTAAAAGTGTTCCGCTTTCTATAGACTTGAGGAAGTTACATGAGTCATAAAGCAGAAAGAGATAATATATCACCTGGTGAAACCTCTCACTTCCCAGaaatagattaaaaataaaaattaaaggaaaagtGACTCGAGTGTATTTTTCACCTATCAGTTCACTGAGTCTCATTCTTTAATCCTACATGCTGAATTTGGATTCATGAAGTGAAAAGCTCATCATTTTCAAAGGAGCCATACAATAACCTTTGACTTAACAACAAAGGAAGTTCACACAAGTGTCTTATAATCCTGATTTTAACTCATAACTTCAGTGTGAAATCTATCTACAGCATTACCTTTAAGGCTGGCCTATGGTGCaggcttttgtgttttctccttgTTTTAACTCTGCCCTGACGTTACCTGAAAACActttcctttgttgtttttaccttCTGAGCACTTGATTTCCTGTAAAATGTGGTGAAGAAATTTCCCCTTTCTGCAGAAAACATGCTGGTTTGTTGTGTAACAGATAACAATAAGCTCAAAAAATCTGCACCGTATCTTGTAGTCTGCGCACATCTGTAAAATTTGTAACTATCAGACAGAGCTACCCTCTAGACTGAGAATGGCTataaatcagtttttatttattcattttgtttaatttatgcCTTGTTGCAAGATCTTGGGATCCGTCATATTGCTCTTAACAGAAATATACTGCATGACATCCATAGTTTAGTAAAttgatagaaaaaaacaacaggtttttttatgttgcttttttgttGGAAATACTCCCTTTTGATCTTGAAATTTAAGGTACTGGAGGTTTGAAGAAATCGGAAgcagttttctttgtttatcaGCCAGCTTTTACATGAACATAGCGAGAGTCCCTTCACTACTCTGCATTTGTGAATTCACTTCTAAACTGTTGAAGTTCACAATATTTAACCTCCTCGTCAGTCTGACCTGCGTCTCCTCTGTATGGACGGCCCCAATGGTGGCGGTTAGGTCTCCCTGTGCGACTGTGTGTAGTCGTGTGTGTATATGGAGGGCGAGAGAGACAGGCTTTCTTGCTTGTTGTTTTCCcttgtaatgtttttaaattctgtaaagcaccttgtgttgcttttttaaatGGTGTGAcaagtgctaaaaaaaaaacaaagatttattTTGATGAGATTTAAGTTTCGTGAATCACAGTTCAGGTCTTTTATTTTCAGGAGGCTGTGGAGAACAAATTGGACGTCAAAGAGTGGCCACACCAGTCTGAGAGTCCTGCTGCCTGGAACGGCTCTGGGGCTGTCAGGTAAGGTCTTATTTGTAATCAGGTTGTAAGATTGTTGATGCAAATAAAAATCATTGCGAGCCAAAACAGTAGATGGATATTTTATTGGTTGCTATCCATGAGCACTAATATAAGAAGTCCAGCTTGTCATGACTTCAGTCTCTTGTTCTtcaatgaaaagagaaaacagaggatATGTTACAACACTGCCCCCCAGTGGTTGAAGTTACTGGTTTGCTTTAAATTATGCTTCACTCATTGTTTTACTGTTGGTTGTTTGATATTGAATTTGGATTAAAATTTTAAGCTTCAGATCTCACTGTATTTTGATTAAAGTATCTCATTAGCTGCAATTATAGAGTTGGAGGCATTGTTTGTAAGCTTTTCTTTATTACTCAAATGTTTGTGTCATTCCTGTTAGGGGAAATTCAGGAGGCAGACAGTAAAAAACTGATATTCtagcgccctctagtggtaaTTTGGGTGGCTCACACCCCATGCCCTTTTTTTATGTGACCCTATTTTTTCTCAGTTTCGTTCATCAGTGTGAGTTGTAATTTTCTTGAGGAAGTGTTTGTAGAAGTGTTtcgtctctctgctctgcagtgccCGACAGAAGCACAAACCCAGCTCTCAGGACGAACGGCGGACCGGCTCTCGCCTCATCATCTTCGTGATTGGAGGAGTCACCTACTCTGAGATGCGCTGTGCTTACGAGGTCACTCAGGCAGTGAAGTCCTGCGAGGTTATCATCGGTAAGCTGCACAAAAAAACTACTTGAGCTGGGGATCTTATTTCTTCTTGTGCTCAGTCAGACAAGGGTTTCTTCGTTTGTCACAGTAATCGATTGAAGACTGTTGATTTTGAAACTGTCCAGCTCTAAGACAAAAAACAGCTTTGACACACATGATTGGATTATTTGTCTTTCCAGCTGGAAATGAAAGAAGACATGAATCAGTTCACTGCTGGTTTTCATTTGTAGTTATCTTGCGCCACCTACTGGACCCAGTCAAAACTGAGAGAACTGTTAATGTCTAATTTGTCGTTAATGATTGATCACTTGATCATTCTTTGTTTTTAGGGTCATCCCACATATTGACTCCCACTGGCCTCGTGAATGACATCAAGTCCCTGAGCAAAGGCCCGATGGAAGTCTTCACAATAGATGAGAGGAACAACGCCTGAGAAGTCTGCCTTCCACAGTGTATTTCCCCAAACTCCCTGTTTTTCCTATGTCTCATTTTTCCCAGCACAGTGCACTCAACTCGTCTTCCTGTTTGGAATACTGAAGGGAATTTACTTTATACAcaactttatttcttttcaaacaTGGTATGCAAACTGTTGTAGGGATGAGGGAAAGTTCTCTTTTATCTTAGTCCCTACTTAGTAAAATGGTATGCTTCAAACGTGTTGCATCATGTTGAGATTTGATGGTGAGAAAAGTTAACCAACCTCATCCTTGCAaatattttatgtaaaaactGTCTAACCTGCTTAATTGTTTGTGCCTTGGCCATTAAAACATTGTGGTGTTACAGGTTGAATGATCTTTTAAAGATGTTGAGAGACGAAATGATTGCGAGTAGAAGCATTGAcctgatgtgtgtgtatatactgtatgtaaGCACTGAGCCCCTGCTGTGTCATGCtgactttttcacttctgttcaGAAATGCCTAATGTGCTTTGAAGAGTTTTTAACCTAGAGTATTTACGTTTTCCTGTAATTGAACAACTGACTAATAAAGAGATGAAGTGgttcatatttttgtttgtttgtcaaaTTGAAATTGCAGTCTCATCAATAATAATAGCTTCAcggaaaatgtgtttaaaacataAGAAAACCTTTCAAGAACTTGCAAAATTAAGTTGAATGCAGAGGAATACAGCAAAACACATCTTTGTCCTGAGTGAATGTGATGGATAAAATctgaataattaaaacaatttaTGCACGAGAAAACTAAGCCACTTCTACAAACAGAAGAGGTCTGTGTAAAGCCATGAACACACTGCACTTCAAACGACGTGAACCTCATGGAAAGATCCGAGGCATCCTTAATTCAAGATCGTATCTAACTCGCTCTCCTTCCTTGTATTCTGTTACCTGAAGTTTAGACAGTTCACTGGCTCCTCGAGACTATACAATACAGAAACTaatatgttttctgttttttccaaaGGTTAAACTTGAGAGGTGCATTAAATCTTTAAAGTGGTAAGTGGGTTATATGCATTAACAATGTCTGGAGAACGCTTGTTCATAGTTTGATCAAATACTTGATCAAACATTTTGGATACAGTGGGGGAAAAGCTAGCACATGTACAGCTCTCAAAATTACACAATTTATAGATGAACTTTTAAATTTGTAGGTCCTCTCaactttcactgttttcatacACCATTCACTGACCTGGTTCTGTTTAGAGTTGATAATTGTGTTGTTGGTTAATTGACTTTTAATTGTAAGTAtttcaaaacattcaaaatttTAAGAGTCACACAATTCTCAGAATGTGTTCATGAATTGTCATCCATTATCATCTTACTTTCAcaacagaagctgaaacaaAGTGAACCCATATCAGTGACAGGAACAAGTGTCAGGTGacttaacacacacagacacagtgtgGCTCAATGCCACGGTCTCTATGGACAAGTACTTCCACTTAACATGGATAACCTTGCTGTCTGACAATGACctacttgcatttttttttctttttttttttgttaatctttGAAATTAATTCATCTCACTCCACAAACAATCTGAAAGTAGTCACTTAATTTTATTGTATAAGGAATATCAAAATAGGAACAAACTTACTTTGTGGTAAGATAACTTTGTTAATACTGCGGACTGGTAGTCCAGCATAATGAGGGTTAGAAGACGGGTTGACCATgaaaattatatattttatgtatttagaatctgctcttgttttgtttatttgtttgaagAGCAAATTTGTTGTGGAAAATTTCCCGGAACATCATTCAGTCAGACTTTATCTGTTTCGCACGAAAATAAGCTTCTTTTAGTTAATAGTGTCAAAAATTGTTCCAAAAATATCATCGTAAATTGCTCTATAATCTCTTTAACGTTGTATCTGTAGGAGGAAAAAtagtcaaaaaaaataaaacctgtttgTGACCCCTCTTGAAACAGATGGAAAGTGAAAGTAATTTTACACAACCCGAagtgttttgtttacaaatTTACTAGCTTCAAGCTACTTTAGCTTTGGTCCGCGCATGCGTCGCATGTGAGTTCCGCCCTCCAGGACTGCGTCGTTGTCATGACAACCAGCGCTCGCGTTCAGGTCAAGCCTCAAATCTGACCTCTTAAAGTTTACTACCTACAAATCAAATGCTCAAATGGACTTGACGGGATTATTTTCAGGAGTATATTCGGGGTGAAATGCACTCGGCGGACGGGGAAAGTGCTGCGGGGTTTGTTGTGGGAgaaggcggaggaagaggaggaggtgcggATCAGGCGGACTGCAGCGTCTCGGGATCCGGAGCAGGAGCCAGGGAGGAGACACCGACAGGGCTCGGTGTTAAGGAGTGGAATGATGGATCCAGATATGAGGGGGGCATTGTGAATGGCTTAAAACACGGCAAAGGAAGGTTCAGCTGGAGAAATGGAGAGGTAATACGAGGAAGACAAGTGGCGCGataagatgattcagcaaagtGCAGAAACGATCCATCATCATGTAGCAGCTACACAATGGTGAAACACCACACGAGGGCTCCAATGTATTGAAATAAAAGCTACTCCAAACAGAAGGTAGAATACGTAACgtgatttttaaataaatgtaatgataGAAATAGTCCAGTGCCACTCATTCCAAGctcaaatgtgtttgaaaacaataaatacattttattcatcccacTTGGGAAGTGTGCATATATGACATTGGGCTATCAAACTGTAGTAAAACTACTGAAAACGCGAGACTGTCGAGGCTATATCATTTTACAAGCTTGTTTTGATGATCGATGTTTGCCTTTCGATAGGCGAGTACTGTCCAGTGTATCCTTCTTTTACACTTAGATTGGCAACCCTGAATCACATAAAATGTTGATGGATGGAAGTTGCAAAGCCATAAGATGAATTAATATAAGCCAACAGCGTGCAGTCACATGCAGAAATGTACAGCATCACCTCTAACTGGCGAATCTATAGACATTACTGTTCAAATGCTTAATAACACAAATAGTTCACCAATCACATGGTTAGCTATTTCAAAGCATGTAAACTTTGTCTAGACTAGAACAAGAATGGTGAATAATGATGACTTTGACTGTCCCATGGTTGTTGGTGTCAGACCGGCTGGTCTAAGTGTGGTCTCAGTGCTGAAATGCATCTTTGATGCCAGACATCAGCGCAGAGTGGCTAGAACGATTCAAGATGATAGAAAGACAACCCTAACTCAAATAACCATGAACCTGCCTCTCAGTGCAGGTATGCTCATTACTCCCTGCAACTCAAAGAGTGAGTGTTTGGGATGACAGGATCCTTTTAAAAGTCAAAGGTGTCCTGGAGGTGTCCTGGAGAGGGGGATGCACAGCACCAATGGTTTTCTTTGCAGCATCTTGTGGTCAATGGTCATGCAGCAATAAAGTTTGGTGCCTTCTGTATTGTTTTTCTGGTGTAGAGAAAGCACATTGTTCTTTACATTCTGtatctttttgtttctttctctagTACTTTGAGGGTTATTTCTATAAAGACTACAGACATGGCGATGCTGTGTACTGTTGGCCAACAGGACACAAATTTATTGGGAAGTTTTACCTTAACAGAAGGGAGGGGCATGGACAACATGCGTTCCCTGATGGAACCACCTTTCAGGTAAGTTGGATTCAGCGTGGATGACAGACACtagggttttgtttttaactttggATTTTAGCATGTTTTAGTCAACTGTCCCCTTCCTCTCAGGGTTTGTACCACAATGACCAGAGGTTTGGCCCAGGTGTGATGAGTTATCCAGACGGGCGACAAGATGTGGGTCTGTGGCTCGGGGAGCGCTTGCTGAAGCTCTGTTCCTCTGTAGAGGATTGTTTCAGCCTCAAGTCCTTCCCTGAGTATGCTGCTTACCTGGACCCAAATGCCACAGCTGATTCCTTCACTCAGGTACGTGCCACATGCCAagaccactgtctgtgaacagcTTACAGCGACATTCTCCTTGTTATCCTATGTTTCactaaaaatggaaaaacttgACTGAGCGCTGGCAGTCTTCATTGAAGGAACGTTTAAAAAGCGTTGATTGTTAAAGTGATTCAAACTGAAGAAGATCATTTTAACACTATGTTGACATAGTTGCATTGTCTAAATTCCACATGCCTTATTAAATGTTTTACAATAATTGTCCATTCCACATGCAAGTGTTAGACTCCATTTATTTGCCCTTCTCTATTCATAAAACATTTAACACAGTAATGCTGTTTATTAATTTCCATGAATAAGCCAAATATTTGCCAGTTATATCTAATCACTGAGTGCTCCATGGCTGAGATCAACCAGCCACTTATTGCCCAGTGCATAAATACAAGTGTCTTTACatgaacatgagggcagactgGAGCATGAGTGATGCTGCAGGACTTTTTTAATTCTTgcaggttaactatttattcaCTAATTCTTGTTTCtgtaaagagttttttttttttttttacatattttttaatttgataatGAATTGTTTTTCCATTATTATCTTACATGTAACAAATAAAATGAGATTATTCTCAGAGTTAGCTATATATCAAATCAACAAAGTAAAAAGTAGGGACTAATTTTCCAACAATACTTCATCTAACTGCTTTTTCTAATCTCCCAACCAgaaacagtttttctccagCGGTACTCAGACAAATGGTAGAGCATGTTCAAAGgtaaattaaagccgcgagcggcgtcaaaaggccctcgcccgctgcttacctgacccgccccgttttattctttcattgatgtttgtcaaatttggcacatttccatggcaacaagtacatttgatctaatgggagatttttcacttgggcccattagaataacatggggaacttcagccatcgccacggcaacaccgttgatattacaacatggttaccatttgcgtttttgatcgggacgacatgaaggaattatcacccaaattccattaatttctgacaaactaataattttactccccatacagattttattttgattctgtagggggcgctgtaacgccgattttcaaaatttcactgtctatgtgtccaggaaggaaggattaatcagtgtttaaaatttggtgtggattggagtcattatgtagaaatggcagccatttatcacactgaaaaaatggcaaaatttgacatcaactttgcggcgttgccacgcggaaaccgtaatctgaagatttgtgaattggataacttttaattgtctacttgtgtagatggtgtccaccaaatttcagctcatttggagcagcgcacgatcaaaacgaacattttgtacgacgtcctggaaaacgctgactcagcaattttgaaaattcaatccgagctggctgctttcctgctgttttgaggtcggggtcataataataatttttgtttgtcccaacaacgcgcatgtgtataccgaattttgtggctgtacgacaaagtttattgcggaccccctcccattgacgcaatgcattttgggttttgcaggtggcgctgtagagccaatttttaaatcccaatattgaaacacatattaaaaaaaaattttcaccggaactgaattttgtgcaaaatttggtgagttttcgagcatgttcagggggtcaaattccagtttaaagagcagaagaagaagaagaagaagaagaagaaagaaagaataatattttttgcaaaaacaatatgctttttttttttttctgccattatttcgcccacatgttatatattttcagaaaggtctcgacaagcccgacgcatctgtcaggtgtttgagagtgtgaatgtctgtggtcgagcgctacgcgctcgacaagtcatgtttgtgtgttagagtgtgtgtgcgttttttgtatttgtacaggtgtgtatgagtgcatgtcggggtgtgtgtgtctggacatgttggcctatgtctgaggtcgagcgctgtgcgctcgacttgtcacttttgtacgtttgagtgtgtgaaaggcctgtggtcgagcgctgcgcgctcgaaaattcgtgtgtgtgtgtgcatttttgtgtttgtacacgcgtatgtgtgagtgcgtgtcggtgtgtgtgtgtctggacatgttgtatgatgtctgaggtcgagcgctgcgcgctcgacttgtcatcgttgtgtgttttgagagtgtgaaaggcctgaggtcgagcgctgcgcgctcgactagtcgttgtctgtgttgcagaaacaataggcccttcgcccttggcaggccaggggctcgggcctaattactGCAATATTGAATAATCATTTAAATGCAATGTTGGTAAGATTCAGTTCCCTCACCTTCAGGCGAGTGTAGACGGCGATCTTCTCTCAGATGACAACTTCATCCTTCCCCCTGGCATTGAGAGTTACTCAGCAGATGGTGACCACTTGCCACTTCCCCCTGGTCGAAGAAGAGAACTGGACCAACTCTTCCACGGCAAGCTGTGGGAGTCACACGCTCATCCACACAAAGGCTATGAGAGGGaccctctgtcctctctgccCTTACAGACCCGCATGCAGGCTCACATTAACAACCACAGGTCTCGTATACTGAAAAGTGTCTTCTGTACACACTACTTTGCCAAAATCCCCAAACGTCTTTCTTCACAGGATTACGAGTGGAATTTAACAATGTGTTTGTGTACGTTTTCTTGCAGACTTTATGCCAAAAATATAGGATGGGATATGGCAGCTGTTCTTTCTATGAACAGGGAAAGTTTTGGTCCTAAAGGACCTTTAGAAGTTAGTTCTGAGCTTATGATCCAGCACGCGTCCCAAGGAGACCTGCATGCGCTGTCACAAATTCTCCAGACCGGCGATGTCCACCCTGACGTCGCAGATGCATCAGGACACACTGCACTGATTGCAGCAACAGTAATGCATTGCAGTTTTTCTATTGTCTATTCAGGGTTCACATAGTCCTCCAGTTTCCcacactgtttgttttcttctcctgtTAGATAAATTGTCACAATGACGTGATCAATCTCCTGTTGGATATGGGCGTTGATATTGACAAATTAAACCATCAAGGCATGTCTGCCCTTGCTGTGTGCCACATCCTCTACTACCCTTTCCAGTGTCTGGACACAGCTCTGACTGAATCCTCTTCCAAAGCTTTGGTAGGACTTGTTTCCAAGTTATTGAAGCCTCTTTATACATATATTGATTATTGTCAGCTGACTTACTAGACTGGCCAAAACATGTCTATAGCATGCCTTCTATTCAAACAGCCAATAAGTTGTTTTGAAATTCATGCTGTTGATGAATAATGCCTAACATAAATTTCAGTGGTGCCCCCAGAAATTCTGTTAATTTCCTGATTACATGTCTCCACACCTTTCTCTCAAACTCATTCTGTGAAATATCATCAGCTGCTGGAGTCTTCATCTTTTTGTGGCAGCAGTCGGCAGATCAACCAAGATTCTGCTTTGAACAACAGACCTCAGACCACGGACACAACCTTCACAAATCACACGAGCCAGAGCCACCTCTCTCACCGGTATGTATGTAGCTGACTGGTGCTGGGCATTCTCTGATTTATTAATCGGCCTTTATCCAGTAATGAGACAAAGCAAAACACTAATAATGGtcttgaaaatgttgtattaaTAGATTTACTATTTCTTTTGTCTACAACCATTTAACTAGTTATGGACGAGGCCTTAAAACAATTTATTAGAGTAATtataggtgtttttttttttttaaaggacatcAAGAGAATCAACAGAGCACATCTTAGATACCAGAAGTGAACTGTCCAATGACTGTGAGCGTGACAGTGAATGCTACCTTGACGTGGATGAACCTCTGACCCCAGCACATTGCGAACATTTACAGGATGATGAGGGAGAAGTGAATCATGGAATGTGTACATACCGTGAAGATACCAGGAGAGACAAAGGAGACCAGAAGAGAAGGGAGGTTGACAAAGACAGCAAAGAGGAGGGAAATCAGACTGACAGTGGATGTGTTCACGCTTGGGGAAAAGgagaaagtgaagtgaaaattATGGAAGGAGAAtatgaaacacaggaaaagaaagaggTTTATGTTGAGACTATGGAAAGCACAGCAACTGAgacaagaaatgaaaataaagagaaggGACCGGAACTTCTGGAACATGTGGAGAGTATagaggagagaggaaatgaGGAAGTGCCTGCTGTGGAGCGATCCATTCAAGTATTAGACGGTCACATTGCACTGGGCCATGTGCAGTGGCGGGAGCATCCAGTTAAGGTAGCGGgacacatttttgttgtttgtgttcagaAATCCTTTTCCATGTTTGGTTTGATCCATACATACCTGGTTCATATTGAAGTTTCctttatgatttttttctgtctgcagaaGGACAAAGACCAGGATCCGACCACAAAGCAGGCGTTTGACTCAGCAGGCTCAGTCAGCAGCTTCAACATCCAAGTCACAGAGGAAGTGATGCAGCGCTCAGCAGAAGCTTTGAGTCGTATAGGTGTTCTTCGGCACTGTGACACACAGGGGACTGTACGAAAGATGGCTGCCATGAAAATTGAGTTAGTTCTCCATCAACTCACTTCACCgcttcttttttctgttcagaTGACACTAATGTTACACCGTTTGTGTATTTCTGTCTGTGATTTTGACTTGTTTTGATGACCGGACCAGGCACCGTGTTCGTTTGAACACCCTCAAACTGTTACTGGAACGAGGAGCCGACCCAAACGTATCCGTGGTGCCAATGCCTGTCCTCTTTTTGGCTATTATGGCTGCCGACACTGAGGCAGTAAGAcgactgctgctgtgtggagcTCGCACCGACATTCCCCTTCCAGCAGAGGTAGGGAGTCAAGTTTTCTCTCCTCAACAACAGTTCTTCACAAGCCTGCTCCTCATGGACAACTGTCCcgcatgttttaaatgtttccctGCTCCAATACACTTGACTCATATAAATGACTCATTATCGGGCCTCTGCAAGACGAAAACATTTTGCACCATGAAAACTCATTTCCCCACAGTCAGGTGTGCTAGAGCAGCAAAAGACCAAAACATGGTCCTTGAGGAGCAGGATTGTGAAGGACTGCTCTAGGACATTTGTCTTTATTAGAAATATAATTAGTAGCATGAAAATACagttggaaaaacaacaaatatatgTACATTCtaaaaaagttcagtttttttttttttttgtgtttctgggtTACTCATATtattttttcagtgatttttgtAAATCTCCTTTAATATCatatctttatttctttctttcctttctttcttttttcttcttttttttttagaaaaaaggTTTATATCCGCTTCATGTGGCTGCAGCACTTCCAGGATCAGCAGGTCCCAGaatcacagagctgctgctgcatgctATCACTGACCCAGACTCGCAGGCTTGTGACCAGGATGAGATGTACGAACAGGACAGGGTATATGTGATTTTAATCATCAAAATTCATTACTTGCTGACATTACTGGTGAAGGAACTGTTATCTGaattagcaaaaaaaagaaaaaggagaacaGAAAATGTGACTCTTTTACAGACTGCCATGACGGCTACAGAATTATTGTGCACCAGTGAGGTCCCACATCTGAAAGGCGGAGGTCGAACAGCCCTGCATGTAGCATGTCAGAGAGACAGTGATTACCAGGTCAGTCAAATCTGTGGTGTCCATAGGACCACCAGTCCAACGGGATGTGTTGCTAAGATACTTCGAAGTGCACGATAAGTGGCTAGTTTATTCATGAGGGTGACACAAAAGAGCACATAGAACTCAATCATGAAATTCATGATGGGATAAATGTTTGATTGCAGAATGCCAGCGAAGTGGTTGCCCTCCTGGTGTCCCACAGAGCCAGAACAGACCTCCTGTGGAGTGGACACTCACCCCTGTCTTTGGCTATAGCAAGCGGAAATGACCTGGTAGCAGCACTCCTCgtcctgcgcacacacacacacacacacacacacacacacacaaacagactaaCAGAGACACGTTTACCAAACCTCACTTTGTCaaagacatttttgttgttgttgctacTCAGGCAGTGGAGGTGCTTTTGAATGGTGGTGCAGATCCCAACATACTGCTGGGTCCCACAGTGGGCAGCGCCCTTTGTGCTCTCGTCAACATCAATTACAGCTTCGTGGGCAACCGGATAAAACTGGTACACACAGAAACTCACACGCACATATCCAGAAGTGTTGATGGAAATGTTTGTCCAAATGTTGTTTTAGATTCCTCAATTCTGCAAATGCAgtccatttttttaatcaggtgATTTACATATTAAGCATTATAAACtttgttctctttctgtgtACAAAACTCAGAAATAGCTTGCTATCTTTAAGCTTTTAACCTTAATTATATTCTATACTTTACATTCTGGCAGCCATCACATACAATAATCTAATTGTTAGAACAtaccagatgtttttttttttcttgttgatcTCTTGTATTGATTTACTAAAAGGGTGTaactgatttgtgtttttgatcCAGTTAAAGATGTTAGCC
The window above is part of the Salarias fasciatus chromosome 23, fSalaFa1.1, whole genome shotgun sequence genome. Proteins encoded here:
- the ankmy1 gene encoding ankyrin repeat and MYND domain-containing protein 1, with protein sequence MHSADGESAAGFVVGEGGGRGGGADQADCSVSGSGAGAREETPTGLGVKEWNDGSRYEGGIVNGLKHGKGRFSWRNGEYFEGYFYKDYRHGDAVYCWPTGHKFIGKFYLNRREGHGQHAFPDGTTFQGLYHNDQRFGPGVMSYPDGRQDVGLWLGERLLKLCSSVEDCFSLKSFPEYAAYLDPNATADSFTQASVDGDLLSDDNFILPPGIESYSADGDHLPLPPGRRRELDQLFHGKLWESHAHPHKGYERDPLSSLPLQTRMQAHINNHRLYAKNIGWDMAAVLSMNRESFGPKGPLEVSSELMIQHASQGDLHALSQILQTGDVHPDVADASGHTALIAATINCHNDVINLLLDMGVDIDKLNHQGMSALAVCHILYYPFQCLDTALTESSSKALDDEGEVNHGMCTYREDTRRDKGDQKRREVDKDSKEEGNQTDSGCVHAWGKGESEVKIMEGEYETQEKKEVYVETMESTATETRNENKEKGPELLEHVESIEERGNEEVPAVERSIQVLDGHIALGHVQWREHPVKDKDQDPTTKQAFDSAGSVSSFNIQVTEEVMQRSAEALSRIGVLRHCDTQGTVRKMAAMKIEHRVRLNTLKLLLERGADPNVSVVPMPVLFLAIMAADTEAVRRLLLCGARTDIPLPAEKKGLYPLHVAAALPGSAGPRITELLLHAITDPDSQACDQDEMYEQDRTAMTATELLCTSEVPHLKGGGRTALHVACQRDSDYQNASEVVALLVSHRARTDLLWSGHSPLSLAIASGNDLAVEVLLNGGADPNILLGPTVGSALCALVNINYSFVGNRIKLLKMLAKAGADFLMPVKVGEDMGTVIDYAHHSFKQDVRIANTPFHALNVREMETYKARRQLLTMMGEFVKNAAAQKEKENLERERILKLNSKCNLSANFQLDACDPSLRKPQFKFCYYCGRSVSVKLTACSSCHRVLYCSKACKRKAWDEGHKKECMEATASVEGPPKATEIRASRGTRPLTVMLKSKTAAGPPGVTLKSQRVTKPVSMEKKVPETQINPKENYSFN